One Gimesia aquarii DNA segment encodes these proteins:
- the aceE gene encoding pyruvate dehydrogenase (acetyl-transferring), homodimeric type produces MAEQTVTGAVPGVDPAELEEWFESLDDLIIRYGKERVKNVLAVLQERAYRQGVTMPFTANTPYINTIPLEAQTPFPGNREIERRIKSIIRWNAMAMVVRANKDHDGIGGHISTYASAATLCEIGFNHFFHSRTEDHSGDVVYFQGHASPGVYARAFVEGRLTEENLEHFRQELPRGGGLSSYPHPWLMPNFWQFPTVSMGLGPIMSIYHARFLRYLHNRGIMDTSKSKVWCFVGDGETDEPETLGAITLASREHLDNLIFVINCNLQRLDGPVRGNGKIIQELEAAFRGAGWNCIKVVWGSDWDHLLAEDDDGHLVKRMGEVVDGQYQKYVVESGSYIREHFFGENPELSKMAEHLSDDQIKRMNRGGHDPEKVYAAYNAAVNHTDSPTVILAKTIKGYGLGEAGEGRNVAHNVKKANEDELRDFRSRFGIPIRDEDVKNTPFYRPEDSSPEMEYLQKRREELGGYLPQRTPTEERMETPTLESLDRFMTSMAGKTGSTTGAFGILLGNLLRDKVIGKRIVPIIPDEARTFGMEGLFKQCGIYASQGQLYEPVDRDQLMYYKEAKDGQILEEGINEAGAISSFIAAGTAYANQGVNMIPFYIYYSMFGFQRVGDLVWAAADSRTKGFLLGGTSGRTTLNGEGLQHQDGHSHLMATTVPTLHAYDPAYAYELAVIIQEGLRRMYQEGEEIFYYLSVYNENYEMEPMPEGDDVADGIIKGLYKFRSQDVEKPSVAMRPQLFGSGPILREVLRAQEILAEKYGIATDVWSVTSYTQLARDLKDVERFNRLNPESDQQKSYLETIFDGVAGPFIASSDNIKLVADQIREGIPGYYCVLGTDGFGRSETRESLRRHFEIDAENVVVATLHSLAEEGQFDKKQLATAVNELGIDPEKINPRTA; encoded by the coding sequence ATGGCAGAACAAACAGTTACAGGTGCTGTGCCTGGTGTCGACCCAGCAGAACTTGAAGAATGGTTTGAATCACTGGACGATCTCATCATCCGGTATGGTAAAGAGAGAGTAAAAAATGTGTTGGCAGTATTGCAGGAACGAGCCTATCGTCAAGGTGTGACGATGCCTTTCACTGCGAATACACCCTACATCAACACGATTCCTCTGGAAGCACAAACTCCTTTTCCCGGCAATCGCGAAATTGAAAGACGCATCAAAAGTATCATCCGCTGGAATGCAATGGCGATGGTTGTACGCGCTAATAAAGATCACGATGGCATTGGCGGACATATTTCAACTTATGCTTCGGCTGCAACACTCTGTGAAATCGGTTTTAACCATTTCTTCCATTCTCGAACCGAAGACCACTCTGGTGATGTCGTTTATTTTCAAGGGCATGCGTCTCCCGGTGTTTATGCGCGTGCTTTTGTGGAAGGCCGATTGACAGAAGAAAACCTCGAACACTTCCGCCAAGAGTTACCGCGCGGCGGTGGACTTTCATCTTACCCTCACCCCTGGCTCATGCCGAACTTCTGGCAATTTCCAACTGTCTCTATGGGCTTAGGCCCAATCATGTCAATTTATCATGCACGTTTTTTACGATACCTTCACAACCGAGGAATCATGGATACCTCAAAATCCAAAGTCTGGTGTTTCGTAGGCGATGGAGAAACTGATGAGCCCGAGACCTTAGGAGCAATTACTCTGGCATCTCGCGAGCATCTGGACAACCTGATCTTCGTTATCAATTGTAACTTGCAACGTTTGGATGGTCCTGTACGTGGTAATGGTAAGATTATCCAGGAATTGGAAGCTGCATTTCGAGGTGCAGGCTGGAACTGTATTAAAGTGGTTTGGGGCAGTGACTGGGACCATCTTCTTGCTGAAGACGACGATGGCCATCTTGTTAAGCGAATGGGCGAAGTTGTTGATGGACAATATCAGAAATATGTGGTTGAATCTGGTTCTTACATTCGCGAACATTTTTTTGGAGAGAATCCAGAATTATCCAAAATGGCGGAACATCTATCTGATGACCAAATCAAACGTATGAATCGTGGTGGTCACGATCCCGAAAAAGTTTATGCCGCCTATAACGCAGCTGTAAATCATACAGATTCTCCGACAGTCATTCTGGCAAAAACAATTAAAGGTTATGGGCTCGGTGAAGCCGGCGAAGGACGCAATGTCGCTCATAATGTGAAAAAAGCAAATGAAGACGAATTAAGAGATTTTCGCTCACGATTTGGAATCCCCATCCGCGATGAAGATGTCAAAAACACTCCCTTCTATCGACCTGAAGATAGCAGCCCAGAAATGGAATACCTGCAAAAACGTAGAGAAGAATTGGGAGGATATTTACCACAACGAACGCCGACGGAAGAGCGTATGGAAACGCCGACTCTGGAATCACTTGATCGATTTATGACAAGTATGGCCGGCAAAACAGGATCAACCACTGGTGCCTTCGGAATTCTGCTTGGGAATTTGCTGCGTGACAAAGTGATTGGAAAGCGCATTGTTCCCATTATTCCTGATGAGGCACGAACATTCGGTATGGAAGGCCTCTTCAAACAATGTGGTATTTATGCCAGTCAGGGCCAGTTGTATGAACCTGTCGACCGTGATCAGTTAATGTATTACAAAGAAGCCAAGGATGGTCAGATTTTAGAAGAAGGTATCAATGAAGCAGGCGCGATTTCCTCCTTTATTGCAGCTGGAACTGCCTACGCCAATCAAGGCGTCAATATGATCCCCTTCTACATCTACTACTCAATGTTCGGGTTCCAACGCGTTGGCGATCTTGTTTGGGCCGCCGCTGATTCGCGGACTAAAGGATTCCTGCTGGGAGGTACATCAGGTAGAACAACGCTGAATGGGGAAGGACTACAGCATCAGGATGGACATAGCCACCTCATGGCAACAACGGTCCCCACACTACATGCTTATGATCCTGCCTATGCTTATGAGTTAGCAGTGATCATCCAGGAAGGATTGCGTCGCATGTACCAAGAGGGAGAAGAAATCTTCTATTATCTCTCTGTGTATAACGAAAATTATGAGATGGAACCAATGCCAGAAGGCGACGATGTCGCTGATGGAATCATCAAAGGTCTCTATAAGTTTCGTAGTCAAGATGTGGAAAAACCTTCTGTCGCCATGCGTCCCCAATTATTTGGTAGTGGCCCGATCCTGAGAGAAGTGTTGCGTGCGCAAGAGATTCTTGCAGAGAAATATGGAATCGCCACAGATGTTTGGAGTGTGACCAGCTACACACAATTGGCTAGAGACTTGAAAGACGTCGAACGCTTTAATCGTCTGAATCCTGAATCTGACCAACAGAAATCCTATCTGGAAACAATTTTTGATGGTGTTGCAGGACCATTCATTGCATCAAGTGATAATATTAAGTTGGTGGCAGACCAGATACGCGAAGGAATTCCGGGATATTACTGTGTGCTGGGAACCGATGGATTCGGGCGAAGTGAAACTCGTGAATCACTCAGGCGTCACTTCGAAATCGACGCTGAGAATGTGGTTGTAGCAACACTACACTCACTTGCAGAGGAAGGTCA
- a CDS encoding sigma-70 family RNA polymerase sigma factor, which yields MYSSVAINRSQRDSFSQLGARAFLSDRAKMCSCDLKVQKNTANTHKAVRKKKYCVTKELQKRAERIVAKKIEYVFHDEFDMEDACDQILGPLQELCTELNPDSEHDFSASSSEYVALYTVPLLEKEHESILFKGMNYLKYRAAILRDSIDLKSPCIGLLDRIEQMLKDAQQLRNYIIQANLRLVVSIAKNLSDRANLFDDLISDAHLPLIRAVEIFDVGRGNRFSTYGTWAVRNYLFRSTKKGRKYRKMFQNSVEPVALGLTDYRSTQRSEESYHAIIQGVLQKVMNSLDEREQWILKRRFGLHHSNTPQKFREIAEDLGVSTERVRQLTIRSLQRLREVAEEQNLDIPEFI from the coding sequence ATGTATAGCTCAGTAGCGATCAATCGGTCACAGCGAGATTCGTTTTCTCAATTGGGAGCCCGCGCTTTTCTTAGTGATCGAGCAAAGATGTGTTCGTGTGATTTAAAAGTTCAAAAGAATACAGCAAATACTCATAAAGCGGTGCGCAAAAAAAAATACTGTGTTACAAAGGAGTTGCAGAAGCGTGCTGAAAGAATCGTTGCCAAAAAAATTGAATACGTGTTTCATGATGAGTTTGATATGGAAGACGCTTGTGATCAAATCTTAGGACCGCTTCAAGAATTGTGTACTGAATTAAATCCTGATTCAGAACATGATTTTAGCGCTTCCTCATCTGAGTATGTCGCGCTTTACACTGTGCCCTTGTTAGAAAAGGAACACGAATCCATACTGTTCAAAGGCATGAACTATTTGAAGTATCGAGCTGCAATATTGAGGGATAGTATTGACTTGAAGTCCCCATGCATTGGGCTATTGGACAGAATTGAACAAATGCTTAAAGATGCGCAACAGCTACGGAATTATATTATCCAAGCCAATTTGAGGTTAGTTGTTTCCATCGCAAAAAACTTGTCTGATCGAGCGAATTTGTTTGACGATCTCATCAGTGACGCACACCTGCCTCTGATTCGTGCGGTGGAAATATTCGATGTCGGAAGAGGAAACCGATTTAGCACTTACGGAACCTGGGCTGTTCGAAATTATTTGTTCCGGTCGACAAAAAAAGGACGTAAATATAGGAAAATGTTCCAGAACAGTGTGGAACCTGTTGCCTTGGGTTTGACTGATTATCGCTCGACTCAGCGTTCTGAGGAGTCTTATCATGCTATTATTCAGGGAGTTCTGCAAAAGGTAATGAATTCATTGGATGAACGAGAACAGTGGATACTGAAACGCCGATTTGGATTACACCACTCGAACACCCCCCAAAAGTTTCGTGAAATCGCCGAAGATTTGGGAGTCAGCACAGAACGAGTACGTCAATTGACGATCCGATCGTTGCAGCGACTGAGAGAGGTCGCTGAGGAACAAAACCTCGATATCCCAGAATTCATTTGA